A single window of Synechococcus sp. CBW1004 DNA harbors:
- the gshA gene encoding glutamate--cysteine ligase, with protein MAAARLLKGFEVEMYTGRPDGQVVGCAAEAAAALADFVTEPDNRNLEYTTPPEPSYRHQLELLLEPRRRLRAWLAPRGLTLLPGSTLSLGDSHRFERSAPENPYHDTIEAAYGTRVVTASVHINLGIEAMQPLFAGLRLLRCEAALLLALSASSPFLDGESCGVHSQRWLQFPLTPPQVPLFTDHAHYIRWMEEQLAAGAMFNVRHLWTSVRPNGDDRPHDLNRVELRICDLIADPLELLAVTAFAELRLQRILRDPEPHDPLMCSRLGGAELAALADANDRAAARSSLESTLCHWRDGRPIEARRWLEQELTELAPLASELGLSTALSPLETLLEHGNQAMRWQKRHRRGESIAAIVASAAAELAEREEQLMAWLATDASHALR; from the coding sequence ATGGCGGCAGCGCGTCTGCTCAAGGGGTTCGAAGTGGAGATGTACACCGGCCGCCCGGACGGCCAGGTGGTGGGTTGCGCCGCCGAGGCGGCGGCCGCTCTGGCGGACTTCGTCACCGAACCCGACAACCGCAACCTCGAGTACACCACCCCGCCAGAGCCCAGCTACCGCCACCAGCTGGAGCTGCTGCTGGAGCCCCGTCGCCGCCTGCGGGCCTGGCTGGCCCCCCGCGGCCTCACCCTGCTGCCGGGCAGCACCCTGAGCCTCGGTGACAGCCACCGCTTCGAGCGATCAGCCCCCGAAAACCCATATCACGACACGATCGAGGCCGCCTACGGCACGCGGGTGGTCACCGCCAGCGTGCACATCAACCTCGGCATCGAGGCGATGCAGCCCCTGTTCGCCGGCCTGCGGCTGCTCCGCTGCGAGGCGGCGCTGCTGCTGGCCCTGAGCGCCAGCTCCCCCTTCCTGGACGGCGAGAGCTGCGGCGTGCACTCGCAGCGCTGGCTGCAGTTCCCGCTCACACCGCCCCAGGTGCCGCTGTTCACCGATCACGCCCATTACATCCGCTGGATGGAGGAGCAGCTGGCGGCCGGGGCGATGTTCAACGTGCGCCACCTGTGGACGTCGGTGCGGCCCAATGGCGACGACCGCCCTCACGACCTCAACCGCGTCGAGCTGCGGATCTGTGATCTGATCGCCGATCCGCTGGAGCTGCTGGCGGTGACCGCCTTCGCCGAGCTGCGCCTGCAGCGGATCCTGCGCGACCCGGAGCCGCACGACCCGCTGATGTGCAGCCGCCTGGGAGGCGCGGAACTGGCCGCCCTGGCGGATGCCAACGACCGCGCCGCCGCCCGCAGCAGCCTGGAGAGCACCCTCTGCCACTGGCGCGACGGACGACCGATCGAGGCGCGCCGCTGGCTGGAGCAGGAATTGACGGAGCTGGCGCCGCTGGCGTCCGAACTGGGGCTGAGCACGGCTCTCAGCCCGCTGGAGACCCTGCTGGAGCACGGCAATCAGGCGATGCGTTGGCAGAAGCGCCACCGCCGCGGGGAATCGATCGCAGCGATCGTGGCGAGCGCCGCCGCCGAACTGGCCGAGCGGGAGGAACAGCTGATGGCATGGCTTGCGACAGATGCGTCGCACGCTTTGAGATGA
- a CDS encoding anthranilate synthase component I family protein, protein MPAPARSPDRDAFLAEAARARSGDRFAFGGHTLIPLWKRWPADLETPLTTWLKVGAGRGHGVLLESVEGGERLGRWSFVVSDPLWTLTSRGERSERRWRDGRHDELQGNPFQLLRQCLAPLSPAPVPGLPPVGQLFGFWGYELIRWIEPTVPVHDAPANAPPDGCWMLADSLLVFDQVRRQITALAYADLSGADGHPVDAEHAWHHAAGRIAALEARMHEPLPASVTPLSWHDASTDQVMHDLAIRSNVERASFEDAVRRGEAHIEAGDVFQLVLSQRLETRIERDPFDLYRSLRMVNPSPYMAFFDFGDWHLIGSSPEVMVKAEPLEDGTVRASVRPIAGTRPRGGDEQEDSALEVELLADPKERAEHVMLVDLGRNDLGRVCRPGSVAVGDLMVIERYSHVMHIVSQVEGLLAPDRDIWDLLMACFPAGTVSGAPKIRAMQLIHDLEPDARGPYSGVYGAVDLRGALNTAITIRTMVVLPEPAAAGSSRRGWRVQVQAGAGIVADSRPEAEYEETLNKARGMLKALACLLPEATGGGHGTERP, encoded by the coding sequence ATGCCCGCACCCGCCCGCTCACCCGACCGCGATGCCTTCCTGGCGGAGGCCGCCCGGGCGCGTTCCGGCGACCGCTTCGCCTTCGGCGGCCACACCCTGATCCCGCTGTGGAAGCGCTGGCCCGCCGACCTGGAGACGCCCCTGACCACCTGGCTGAAGGTGGGCGCCGGCCGTGGCCACGGCGTGCTGCTGGAGTCCGTCGAGGGGGGCGAACGGCTCGGCCGCTGGAGCTTCGTGGTCAGCGACCCGCTGTGGACCCTCACCTCCCGGGGCGAGCGCAGTGAGCGTCGCTGGCGCGATGGGCGCCACGACGAGCTCCAGGGCAATCCCTTCCAGCTGCTGCGCCAGTGTCTGGCACCGCTCAGCCCGGCGCCGGTACCGGGGCTGCCGCCGGTGGGCCAGCTGTTCGGCTTCTGGGGCTACGAGCTGATCCGCTGGATCGAGCCCACCGTGCCGGTGCACGACGCCCCTGCCAACGCGCCGCCGGACGGCTGCTGGATGCTTGCCGACAGCCTGCTGGTGTTCGACCAGGTCCGGCGCCAGATCACCGCCCTGGCCTACGCCGACCTCTCCGGGGCCGATGGGCACCCGGTGGACGCCGAACACGCCTGGCACCATGCCGCCGGCCGCATCGCCGCTCTGGAGGCACGCATGCATGAGCCACTGCCCGCCTCGGTCACCCCGCTGAGCTGGCATGACGCCTCCACCGATCAGGTGATGCACGACCTGGCGATCCGCAGCAACGTCGAGCGGGCCAGCTTCGAAGACGCCGTGCGCCGCGGCGAAGCCCACATCGAGGCCGGCGACGTGTTCCAGCTGGTGCTCAGCCAGCGGCTGGAGACGCGGATCGAGCGCGATCCCTTCGACCTCTACCGCAGCCTGCGGATGGTCAATCCGTCGCCCTACATGGCCTTCTTCGACTTCGGCGACTGGCACCTGATCGGCTCCAGCCCCGAGGTGATGGTGAAGGCCGAGCCCCTGGAGGACGGCACGGTGCGGGCCTCGGTGCGGCCGATCGCCGGCACCCGGCCCCGCGGCGGCGATGAACAGGAGGACAGCGCTCTGGAGGTGGAGCTGCTCGCCGATCCCAAGGAGCGGGCCGAACACGTGATGCTGGTCGATCTGGGCCGCAACGACCTCGGGCGTGTCTGCCGGCCGGGGAGTGTGGCCGTGGGCGACCTGATGGTGATCGAGCGCTACTCACACGTGATGCACATCGTCAGCCAGGTGGAGGGCCTGCTCGCGCCTGACCGGGACATCTGGGATCTGCTGATGGCCTGCTTCCCCGCCGGCACGGTCAGCGGCGCCCCCAAGATCCGGGCGATGCAGCTGATCCACGACCTCGAGCCCGACGCCCGCGGGCCCTATTCCGGCGTCTACGGCGCCGTCGACCTGCGCGGTGCCCTGAACACCGCGATCACCATCCGCACGATGGTGGTGCTGCCCGAGCCTGCTGCGGCGGGCAGCTCACGGCGCGGCTGGCGGGTGCAGGTGCAGGCCGGCGCCGGCATCGTGGCCGACTCCCGCCCCGAGGCCGAGTACGAAGAGACACTGAACAAGGCCCGGGGCATGCTCAAGGCCCTGGCCTGCCTGCTGCCGGAGGCGACCGGCGGCGGTCACGGCACGGAGCGGCCGTGA
- a CDS encoding photosystem I reaction center subunit II PsaD, translating to MPATALTGQLPKHIGSTGGLLNSAETEEKYAITWTSSKSQAFELPTGGAALMNEGENIMYFARKEQCLALGTQLRTKFKPRIEDYKIYRIYPGGDTEYLHPKDGVFPEKVNEGRAMVGHNPRSIGANPNPAGLKFSGKATYDA from the coding sequence ATGCCAGCGACTGCCCTCACGGGTCAACTTCCCAAGCACATCGGCAGCACCGGTGGTCTGCTGAACTCCGCCGAAACCGAAGAGAAGTACGCCATCACCTGGACCAGCAGCAAGTCCCAGGCGTTCGAGCTTCCCACCGGTGGCGCCGCCCTCATGAACGAGGGCGAAAACATCATGTATTTCGCCCGCAAGGAGCAGTGCCTGGCTCTGGGCACGCAGCTGCGCACGAAATTCAAGCCTCGGATCGAGGACTACAAGATCTATCGCATCTATCCCGGCGGCGACACCGAATATCTGCACCCCAAGGACGGCGTCTTCCCCGAGAAGGTGAACGAGGGTCGCGCGATGGTGGGCCACAACCCCCGCAGCATCGGCGCCAACCCCAATCCCGCCGGACTCAAGTTCAGCGGCAAAGCCACCTACGACGCCTGA
- a CDS encoding sensor histidine kinase KdpD translates to MVVSLAELRSRLSLDVPPGRGDEDSVRRQWWAALATLQEDLLAPGPGADRGLWLAAPLPALYEPRLLRRLQGWVWAPEGVEQLLPTGAPLLPGRHESRETAEPFGFQRLPLHPDDGTDPLLLLITPAVQVALALDGPPQARRLIVRFDAEVLAGALQLVLQRLQEEQPAAAAALAAALQALGPLDNDPELALQFWPRLAERLAAIAPSVTLQPLASPRPDGTAGELELLEALTHEVRTPLATIRTLIRSLLRRRELTPLVRQRLEQIDSECSEQIDRFGLIFLAAELQRQPGSGQPLAASELARTDLSRLLEAMEELWQRQLARRDLTLQLRIQPGLPPVLSDPTRLETMLGGLMDRFSRGLPSGSQVRLSLQPAGSRLKLQLSSKAAGATGLAEEERETGETTAAERVGPVLSWNPATGSLQLSSEATRRLFHRLGGRLTERDGSSLIVFFPLAEPMG, encoded by the coding sequence ATGGTGGTGAGCCTCGCGGAGCTGCGCAGCCGGCTGTCGCTGGATGTTCCCCCCGGTCGCGGTGACGAGGACAGCGTGCGGCGTCAATGGTGGGCTGCCCTTGCCACCCTGCAGGAGGATCTGCTGGCGCCGGGACCGGGCGCCGACCGGGGCCTGTGGCTCGCCGCCCCTCTGCCGGCGTTGTATGAGCCGCGCCTGCTGCGCCGCCTGCAGGGCTGGGTGTGGGCGCCGGAGGGAGTGGAGCAGCTCCTGCCCACCGGCGCGCCGCTGCTGCCGGGACGCCACGAGTCCCGGGAGACCGCCGAGCCCTTCGGCTTCCAGCGCCTGCCGCTGCACCCGGACGACGGCACCGATCCACTGCTGCTGCTGATCACACCGGCGGTGCAGGTGGCCCTCGCCCTCGATGGGCCTCCCCAGGCCCGGCGCCTGATCGTGCGCTTCGACGCCGAAGTGCTCGCCGGCGCCCTCCAGCTTGTGCTGCAGCGTCTCCAGGAGGAGCAACCTGCGGCCGCCGCCGCCCTGGCAGCGGCCCTGCAGGCCCTCGGCCCGCTCGACAATGACCCGGAGCTGGCGCTGCAGTTCTGGCCCCGGCTGGCCGAACGCCTGGCCGCGATCGCCCCCAGCGTCACCCTGCAGCCTCTGGCCTCACCGCGCCCCGACGGCACTGCCGGCGAGCTGGAGCTTCTGGAGGCCCTCACTCACGAGGTGCGCACGCCGCTGGCCACGATCCGCACCCTGATCCGCTCCCTGCTGCGCCGCCGCGAACTGACGCCGCTGGTGCGTCAGCGCCTGGAGCAGATCGACAGCGAGTGCAGCGAGCAGATCGACCGCTTCGGCCTGATCTTCCTGGCGGCCGAGCTGCAGCGCCAGCCCGGCAGCGGCCAGCCCCTGGCCGCCAGCGAGCTGGCCCGCACCGACCTCAGCCGGCTGCTGGAGGCGATGGAGGAGCTGTGGCAGCGTCAGCTGGCCCGCCGCGACCTGACGCTGCAGCTGCGCATCCAGCCGGGGCTGCCGCCGGTACTCAGCGATCCCACCCGGCTCGAGACGATGCTCGGCGGCCTGATGGATCGCTTCAGCCGCGGCCTGCCCAGCGGCAGCCAGGTGCGACTCAGCCTGCAACCAGCGGGGTCCCGCCTGAAGCTGCAGCTCAGCAGCAAGGCCGCGGGCGCCACCGGCCTGGCGGAGGAGGAACGAGAGACCGGCGAGACGACCGCCGCCGAGCGGGTGGGCCCGGTACTGAGCTGGAACCCCGCCACCGGCAGCCTGCAGCTGAGCAGCGAGGCGACACGCCGTCTGTTCCATCGCCTGGGAGGACGGCTCACCGAACGCGATGGCAGCTCCTTGATCGTGTTCTTCCCGCTGGCCGAACCGATGGGCTGA
- the rodA gene encoding rod shape-determining protein RodA yields MAVLSARGRRRGAWPSRRGALRRRLGQIDWILWGVPLGLCLIAGVLIASTQRQADYADWYQHWVTAGVGMAVALGLSRIPVGHYRHWQGPIYGAMVLSLIAVRLVGTSALGAQSWINIGGFYVQPSEFAKIGAILLLAGVLARHPIDRPVDLLRPVAVIALPWLLVFVQPDLGTSLVFGAILLVMLFWAGMPLHWLILVLSPLVTAIVAGVFPWGLLAWVPLMALLAWRSLPWRRLGLAVVLAVQGASAVATPWLWQHGLKPHQRERLTMFLDPSQDPLGGGYHLLQSTVGIGSGGFWGMGLMQGQLTRLRFIPEQHTDFIFSALGEETGFLGSVLVVAAFALLMARLLRIARQASSDYESLVVIGVGTMLMFQVVVNINMTIGLGPITGIPLPWLSYGRSSLLMNFMALGLCASVAGRTRALQRWW; encoded by the coding sequence ATGGCCGTGCTGAGCGCCCGCGGCCGGCGTCGCGGCGCCTGGCCATCGCGACGGGGTGCCCTGCGGCGACGCCTCGGCCAGATCGACTGGATCCTCTGGGGCGTGCCCCTCGGTCTGTGCCTGATCGCCGGCGTGCTCATCGCCAGCACCCAGCGTCAGGCTGACTACGCCGACTGGTATCAGCACTGGGTGACGGCCGGCGTGGGCATGGCGGTGGCCCTGGGCCTCTCGCGCATCCCCGTCGGGCACTACCGCCACTGGCAGGGGCCCATCTATGGGGCCATGGTCCTCAGCCTGATCGCCGTGCGGCTGGTGGGCACCTCAGCCCTGGGGGCCCAGAGCTGGATCAACATCGGCGGCTTCTATGTGCAGCCCTCGGAGTTCGCCAAGATCGGCGCCATCCTTCTGCTGGCCGGGGTGCTGGCGCGCCACCCGATCGACCGCCCCGTGGATCTGCTGCGCCCTGTGGCGGTGATCGCGCTGCCCTGGTTGCTGGTCTTCGTGCAGCCCGATCTGGGCACCTCGCTGGTGTTCGGGGCGATCCTGCTGGTGATGCTGTTCTGGGCGGGCATGCCGCTGCACTGGCTGATCCTTGTGCTCTCGCCCCTGGTCACCGCAATCGTGGCCGGCGTGTTCCCCTGGGGTCTGCTGGCGTGGGTGCCGCTGATGGCGCTGCTGGCCTGGCGCTCTCTGCCCTGGAGACGCCTGGGCCTGGCGGTGGTGCTGGCGGTGCAGGGGGCCTCCGCCGTGGCCACGCCCTGGCTGTGGCAGCACGGCCTCAAGCCCCACCAGCGCGAGCGGCTCACCATGTTTCTCGACCCCTCCCAGGACCCTCTCGGCGGTGGCTATCACCTGCTGCAGAGCACGGTCGGGATCGGCTCAGGCGGTTTCTGGGGCATGGGCCTGATGCAAGGGCAGCTCACCAGGCTGCGCTTCATCCCTGAGCAACACACGGATTTCATCTTCAGCGCCCTCGGCGAGGAGACGGGCTTCCTGGGCTCCGTGCTCGTCGTAGCCGCCTTCGCCCTGCTGATGGCCCGGCTGCTGCGGATCGCCAGGCAGGCCAGCAGCGACTACGAATCGCTTGTGGTGATCGGTGTCGGGACGATGCTGATGTTCCAGGTGGTGGTGAACATCAACATGACGATCGGGCTGGGGCCCATCACCGGCATCCCACTGCCCTGGCTCAGCTACGGACGATCCTCCCTGCTGATGAACTTCATGGCTCTCGGCCTGTGTGCCTCGGTGGCCGGTCGCACCCGCGCCCTGCAGCGATGGTGGTGA
- a CDS encoding Mrp/NBP35 family ATP-binding protein, translating into MASPAPAPSTPNPETAALEACLNELRDAGSGRTLLELGWIRRVRRREQRAIFELALPRFAASQQQRIVEAARAALLGHDGIEDVQIELAAAQTPPSSGPIGGAGHGTGGHGQVPERQPIPGVQRVIAVSSGKGGVGKSTVAVNLACALAARGLRVGLLDADIYGPNAPTMLGVADRTPEVRGSGNEQVLSPIETCGIAMVSMGLLIQENQPVIWRGPMLNGIIRQFLYQVDWGERDVLVVDLPPGTGDAQLSLAQAVPMAGAVIVTTPQKVSLQDARRGLAMFLQMGVPVLGVIENMSAFIPPDAPDRRYELFGSGGGAQLAEEAGVPLLAQLPLEMPVRTGGDGGQPVVLGAPTSLSARAFLELADRLDALTGAVPAAGRA; encoded by the coding sequence ATGGCCTCCCCCGCTCCGGCCCCCTCCACGCCGAATCCCGAAACCGCCGCTCTGGAGGCCTGCCTCAACGAGCTGCGCGACGCCGGCAGCGGTCGCACCCTGCTGGAGCTGGGCTGGATCCGGCGGGTGCGCCGCCGCGAACAGCGCGCCATCTTCGAACTGGCCCTGCCCCGCTTCGCCGCCAGCCAGCAGCAGCGCATCGTCGAGGCAGCCCGCGCCGCCCTGCTCGGCCATGACGGCATCGAGGACGTGCAGATCGAGCTGGCCGCCGCCCAGACGCCGCCCTCCAGCGGCCCGATCGGGGGTGCCGGCCACGGCACAGGCGGCCATGGCCAGGTACCGGAGCGGCAGCCGATCCCGGGCGTGCAGCGGGTGATCGCCGTCAGCAGCGGCAAGGGCGGCGTCGGCAAGAGCACGGTGGCCGTCAACCTGGCCTGCGCCCTGGCGGCCCGCGGCCTGCGCGTCGGCCTGCTTGACGCCGACATCTACGGCCCCAACGCCCCCACCATGCTGGGCGTGGCCGACCGCACGCCGGAGGTGCGCGGCAGCGGCAATGAGCAGGTGCTCAGTCCGATCGAGACCTGCGGCATTGCCATGGTGTCGATGGGCCTGCTGATTCAGGAGAACCAGCCGGTGATCTGGCGGGGGCCGATGCTCAACGGCATCATCCGCCAGTTCCTCTATCAGGTCGACTGGGGTGAACGCGACGTGCTGGTGGTGGACCTGCCCCCCGGCACCGGCGACGCCCAGCTCAGCCTGGCCCAGGCGGTGCCGATGGCGGGCGCCGTGATCGTCACCACCCCCCAGAAGGTGTCACTGCAGGATGCCCGCCGCGGCCTGGCGATGTTCCTGCAGATGGGGGTGCCGGTGCTGGGCGTGATCGAGAACATGAGCGCCTTCATCCCTCCGGATGCCCCGGACCGGCGCTACGAGCTGTTCGGAAGCGGCGGTGGCGCCCAGCTGGCCGAGGAGGCCGGCGTCCCACTGCTGGCCCAGCTGCCGCTGGAGATGCCGGTGCGAACCGGTGGTGACGGCGGCCAGCCGGTGGTGCTCGGCGCGCCCACATCCCTCAGTGCCCGCGCCTTCCTGGAGCTGGCCGATCGGCTGGATGCTCTGACCGGCGCCGTTCCCGCGGCCGGCCGGGCCTGA
- the hemF gene encoding oxygen-dependent coproporphyrinogen oxidase: protein MGLQDSICAGLEALDGEGHFQEESWQRPEGGGGRSRVMKGGRVFEQGGVNFSEVEGDQLPPSILNQRPEAAGQRWFATGTSMVLHPRNPYVPTVHLNYRYFEAGPVWWFGGGADLTPYYPFLEDAKHFHRTLKGACDSVDPAYFQVFKPWCDEYFYLKHRGETRGVGGIFYDYQDPSGQLYKGQDPDGPAAAAGRAIGPVQHDWEKLFALASACGNAFLPSYVPIVERRNPLEYGDRERQFQLYRRGRYVEFNLVFDRGTIFGLQTNGRTESILMSLPPLVRWEYGYSAEPGSREALLTDLFTRPQNWLEDASLEERCRPHQAIG, encoded by the coding sequence ATGGGCCTGCAGGATTCGATCTGCGCCGGCCTGGAGGCGCTCGACGGCGAGGGCCACTTTCAGGAGGAGAGCTGGCAGCGCCCGGAGGGTGGCGGCGGCCGCTCGCGGGTGATGAAGGGCGGGCGCGTGTTCGAGCAGGGCGGCGTCAACTTCTCCGAGGTGGAGGGTGATCAGCTGCCGCCCTCGATCCTCAATCAGCGGCCGGAGGCGGCCGGGCAGCGCTGGTTCGCCACCGGCACCTCGATGGTGCTGCACCCGCGCAATCCCTATGTGCCGACGGTGCACCTCAACTACCGCTACTTCGAAGCCGGCCCGGTGTGGTGGTTCGGCGGCGGTGCCGATCTCACGCCCTACTACCCGTTCCTCGAGGATGCGAAGCACTTCCACCGCACCCTCAAGGGCGCCTGTGACAGCGTCGACCCGGCCTACTTCCAGGTGTTCAAGCCCTGGTGCGACGAATACTTCTATCTGAAGCACCGCGGCGAAACCCGAGGCGTCGGCGGCATCTTCTACGACTACCAGGATCCCTCCGGACAGCTCTACAAGGGGCAGGACCCGGACGGTCCAGCGGCGGCGGCCGGCCGGGCGATCGGCCCGGTCCAGCACGACTGGGAGAAGCTGTTCGCCCTGGCCAGTGCCTGCGGCAACGCCTTCCTGCCCAGCTACGTGCCGATCGTCGAGCGCCGCAACCCCCTGGAGTACGGCGACCGGGAGCGTCAGTTCCAGCTGTACCGCCGCGGCCGCTACGTGGAGTTCAACCTGGTGTTCGACCGCGGCACGATCTTCGGGCTGCAGACCAACGGCCGCACCGAGTCGATCCTGATGTCGCTGCCGCCGCTGGTGCGCTGGGAGTATGGCTACAGCGCAGAGCCCGGCAGCCGCGAGGCCCTGCTCACCGACCTGTTCACCCGGCCCCAGAACTGGCTGGAGGACGCCTCCCTCGAGGAGCGCTGCCGGCCGCATCAGGCGATCGGCTGA
- a CDS encoding dehydrogenase — MPRRSRPLGLLLAAAALAPLHAGTAPVLAQSLELARPRAAALLPAGQAPGSGPNDAGGGVDPLTGPRSRLSRDWVGLRSVPADTPILVMAGHADSQNISGAGTPGEAVALRGAAPMYTGISDELYWNMVVAIAVVQLGQQRGLNIRYHRPPFRTIVDGDQPGTNWSEGRQHAVAGGYAMEIHFDAYGPDGVGSGLIPPLHRPFSRIDESLARAFGGYPWRFRNVLGGPRRGIALLEIGKLEGSLEASLRDPSSRDQTVQAIAERVVRALEEGLGRSGPNPAQASSPLPVGSSRTAQR; from the coding sequence ATGCCCCGTCGTTCCCGCCCGCTGGGCCTGCTGCTGGCCGCGGCCGCACTCGCTCCGCTCCATGCGGGCACCGCTCCGGTGCTGGCCCAGTCCCTCGAGCTGGCCCGTCCCCGCGCCGCCGCTCTGCTGCCGGCTGGGCAGGCCCCCGGCAGCGGGCCGAACGACGCAGGAGGAGGCGTCGATCCGCTCACCGGTCCGCGCAGCCGCCTGTCCCGCGACTGGGTGGGCCTGCGGTCCGTGCCGGCGGACACGCCGATCCTGGTGATGGCGGGTCATGCGGATTCCCAGAACATCTCCGGCGCCGGCACCCCCGGTGAAGCGGTGGCCCTGCGCGGTGCCGCACCGATGTACACCGGCATCAGCGACGAGCTCTACTGGAACATGGTGGTCGCCATCGCCGTCGTCCAGCTGGGGCAGCAGCGGGGACTGAACATCCGCTACCACCGGCCACCATTCCGCACGATCGTCGACGGCGATCAGCCCGGCACCAACTGGAGCGAGGGGCGCCAACACGCCGTCGCCGGGGGCTATGCCATGGAGATCCACTTCGATGCCTATGGCCCCGATGGTGTCGGCTCCGGCCTGATCCCACCGCTGCATCGGCCCTTCAGCCGCATCGACGAGAGCCTGGCCCGCGCCTTCGGCGGCTATCCCTGGCGCTTCCGCAACGTGCTGGGAGGCCCCAGGCGCGGCATCGCCCTGCTGGAGATCGGCAAGCTGGAAGGCTCCCTGGAAGCCTCGCTGCGCGATCCCTCCAGCCGCGATCAGACGGTGCAGGCCATCGCCGAACGGGTGGTGCGCGCCCTCGAGGAGGGTCTCGGCCGCAGCGGCCCCAACCCGGCCCAGGCCAGCAGCCCGCTGCCCGTCGGCAGCTCCCGCACCGCGCAGCGCTGA
- a CDS encoding cofactor assembly of complex C subunit B — protein sequence MSIRQTDAAPMHPLASTLLLTLLMAIGLVFFLRAASKDRTTVVDVQSPRPPLEVLQGLQDWLEQRGWQTEGGDPGRQVLRFRGQVRSSLPLALLLSLLGAVGAACLGLVMAQLLPSLGAWPLLLALLGPVAGLVYRRRAARAETLELRLLSDSEAAPSNLRLRAHRDELIAIEQELGPRLQLASDGSLLSSPI from the coding sequence ATGAGCATCCGACAGACCGACGCCGCGCCGATGCACCCCCTGGCCTCGACGCTGTTGCTCACCCTGCTGATGGCCATCGGCCTGGTGTTCTTCCTGCGCGCCGCCAGCAAGGACCGCACCACCGTGGTGGATGTTCAGTCTCCGCGGCCGCCCCTGGAGGTGCTGCAGGGCCTTCAGGACTGGCTGGAGCAGCGCGGCTGGCAGACCGAAGGCGGCGACCCCGGACGCCAGGTGCTGCGCTTCCGCGGTCAGGTGCGCTCCAGCCTTCCCCTGGCCCTGCTGCTCTCTCTGCTGGGCGCGGTGGGAGCCGCCTGCCTGGGCCTGGTGATGGCTCAGCTGCTGCCCTCGCTGGGGGCCTGGCCGCTGCTGCTCGCCCTGCTGGGGCCCGTCGCTGGCCTGGTCTACCGCCGCCGCGCCGCGCGTGCCGAGACCCTGGAGCTGCGCCTCCTCAGCGACAGCGAGGCCGCGCCGAGCAACCTGCGCCTGCGCGCTCACCGCGATGAACTGATCGCCATCGAGCAGGAGCTGGGTCCGCGTCTGCAGCTGGCCAGCGATGGCTCGCTGCTCTCCTCGCCGATCTGA
- a CDS encoding ribonuclease D: MAQDSAAPSGSKPQTPPPQRFAVFDGDLDAEWLALYSRARALAIDTEAMGLIHGRDRLCLVQLCDAQDNVCCIRLARGQSEAPRLKQLLENTAVEKVFHFARFDVAALAENLGIAVNPIFCTKIASRLGRTYAPRHGLKDVVNELVGVELDKQAQSSDWGRVEELSEKQLTYAAGDVRWLLAARDRLETMLQREERWELAQRCFACIPVFADLDRMRFGSVFEH; the protein is encoded by the coding sequence ATGGCTCAGGATTCCGCCGCTCCTTCCGGTTCGAAGCCGCAGACGCCGCCGCCGCAGCGCTTCGCCGTGTTCGACGGCGACCTCGACGCGGAATGGCTGGCTCTGTACAGCCGTGCCCGTGCCCTGGCGATCGACACCGAGGCGATGGGGCTGATCCACGGCCGTGACCGCCTTTGTCTGGTGCAGCTCTGCGACGCCCAGGACAACGTCTGCTGCATCCGCCTGGCGCGCGGCCAGAGCGAGGCGCCGCGGCTGAAGCAGCTGCTGGAGAACACGGCGGTGGAGAAGGTCTTCCACTTCGCCCGTTTCGATGTGGCGGCCCTGGCCGAGAACCTGGGCATCGCCGTGAATCCGATCTTCTGCACCAAGATCGCCAGCCGCCTGGGCCGCACCTACGCCCCGCGCCATGGCCTCAAGGACGTCGTCAATGAGCTGGTGGGCGTCGAGCTCGACAAGCAGGCCCAGAGTTCCGACTGGGGCCGGGTGGAGGAGCTCAGTGAGAAGCAGCTCACCTATGCCGCCGGCGACGTGCGCTGGCTGCTGGCGGCCCGTGACCGGCTGGAGACGATGCTGCAGCGCGAGGAGCGCTGGGAGCTGGCCCAGCGCTGCTTTGCCTGCATCCCGGTGTTCGCCGATCTCGACCGGATGCGCTTCGGCTCGGTGTTCGAGCACTGA